In the Candidatus Nanopelagicales bacterium genome, CGTGGCAGCCCTCAATGTCATGCGCCGCCACCGGCCGGCGTTCGTAGTGCCCCCGGAGAACCGAGTGCCCAGAACGACGTCGAGGTTGTCTCGGCGGGCGATGTCGACCATTCGAGCGGCGTCCCCGGCGAGGTGTTGTCCATCCGCATCGAACGTCACGACCCACCGCACCCATGGCAGTTGTCGTGCGACATCGAGTCCGGTGGCCAGAGCTCCACCCTGGCCGAGGTTGAGTGCGTGGACCGCGGTGCGGGCGCCCGCAGCGGCGGCCAGTTCGGCCGTACCGTCGGAGGAACCGTCGTCGATCACCAGCACGTGGGGAAACTCGATGAGCACCGACTTGACCACCTGCTCGATGACCGGCGCTTCGTTCCATGCCGGTATGACGACGAGCACATCGTCGAATGTGAGGCTGTCGCCGGCCACGTCGGAAGCCCCGTTCATGCGCCAATGTTGTCACAGGAACAAGTTGACCGAGGACGTTCAGGCGCCGGCCGCAAGATGGCGCCGATCAGGATGTTGGATCAGTAGTTTTCCTGAGGCAAGGTGTTGAACCACCAGATCGGGTGAATCAGCACGTGCAGATGATCGGCACG is a window encoding:
- a CDS encoding glycosyltransferase family 2 protein, with amino-acid sequence MNGASDVAGDSLTFDDVLVVIPAWNEAPVIEQVVKSVLIEFPHVLVIDDGSSDGTAELAAAAGARTAVHALNLGQGGALATGLDVARQLPWVRWVVTFDADGQHLAGDAARMVDIARRDNLDVVLGTRFSGGTTNAGRWRRMTLRAATAYTRWSTGLKVTDTHNGLRVLSREFAARLHLRERGMGHASEILDQIAEQSAQWVEVPVDITYTQYSVAKGQPISNAVTILFDRLMR